Proteins from one Oscillatoria nigro-viridis PCC 7112 genomic window:
- a CDS encoding Uma2 family endonuclease, translating to MTATIIIPKNSDRNSEPESHPKLENTPEIYPESQPEKVISLEEFLVNPPDRMEWVDGNLVEKTGMTFKHGLAQVNLATSWKTYKNSSGQGGEVVTEVLCRTSKQGRRPDVAYITPELLPQSGNFTAFSQSFPLIAEVASPEDSGEELFAKAQEYLESGCLEVWLLFPEARLIFVNAGQRWRLFNNDEVVNTQRVLTGFSVAVSELLA from the coding sequence ATGACAGCTACTATAATTATACCCAAAAATTCCGATCGCAACTCAGAGCCAGAATCACATCCCAAATTAGAAAATACACCCGAAATTTACCCAGAATCTCAGCCAGAAAAAGTCATATCTCTAGAAGAGTTTTTAGTCAATCCTCCTGATAGAATGGAATGGGTTGACGGCAACTTAGTGGAGAAAACAGGAATGACATTCAAGCACGGTCTCGCTCAAGTTAATCTAGCTACTTCCTGGAAAACTTACAAAAATTCCAGCGGACAGGGAGGAGAAGTTGTTACAGAAGTCCTTTGCCGCACTAGCAAGCAGGGTCGCCGTCCCGATGTTGCTTACATCACTCCTGAATTGTTGCCACAATCAGGCAATTTTACAGCATTTTCCCAAAGTTTTCCTTTGATAGCGGAAGTTGCTTCCCCGGAAGATAGCGGCGAAGAGTTATTTGCAAAAGCTCAAGAATATTTGGAATCGGGATGTTTAGAAGTTTGGTTGTTGTTTCCTGAAGCTAGATTAATATTTGTCAATGCAGGGCAACGCTGGCGGTTGTTTAATAACGATGAAGTTGTTAACACTCAAAGGGTACTTACAGGTTTTAGCGTAGCTGTGAGTGAATTGTTGGCTTGA